GATGGCCAAACACGCCGACATCGTGGTACCCACCACCACCAGTTTCGAGCGCGACGATTTCGCGGGCAGCAAGACCAATCCCACCTTGATTGCGATGCCGGCGATGGTGTCGCGGTACGCCAACGCCCGCGACGACTACGACACCTTTTCCGCGCTGGCCCACCGGCTGGGGTTCGGCGAGCGATTCACCGAGGGCCGCAGCGCGCGCGAGTGGCTGGAGCACATGTACGACAAATGGGCGGCGGAGCTGGATTTCCCGGTGCCACCGTTCGGCGAGTTCTGGCGCGCCGGCCAGCTACGGCTGCCGACGCGAACCGGCGTGACGATGTTTGCCGATTTTCGCGCCGACCCGGTGGCCCATCCGTTGGGCACACCCAGCGGGCGCATCGAGATTTTCTCCGACACGGTCGACGGGTTCGCCTTGCCGGATTGTGCCGGTCACGCCACGTGGTACGAACCGTCCGAGTGGCTCGGCGGGCCGCGGGCCACGTCGTTTCCGTTGCATTTGATCGCCAACCAGCCGCGCACCCGGCTACACAGCCAGCTCGATCACGGTGGCGCCAGCATGGCGTCGAAAATCCTTGGGCGAGAGCCGATCCGGATTCACCCGGACGATGCTGCTGCCCGCGGGCTTAGCGACGGCGACATCGCGCGAGTGTTCAACGATCGCGGCGCCTGCCTGGCGGGCGTCGTGATTGACGACGGGCTGCGGCCGCAGGTGGTGCAGCTGTCCACCGGTGCGTGGTTCGACCCCGCCGACCCGAGCGACCCCGACTCGATGTGCGTGCACGGCAATCCCAACGCGCTGAGCAACGATTCGGGCACGTCGTCGCTGGCGCACGGCAGCACCGGACAGCATGTCTTGGTCCAGATCGAGAAGTTCACTGGCCAGCTGCCACCGCTGCGCGCACACGAACCGCCCGTGCTGGTTCAGGGCGCGGGGGAGCGACGCTAGCGCACCGTCCGGTTTCGTAACCGGTCCAGCACGCCACGTACCGCGTGCTCGGTGACCGACAGCGGTGACATGACCGTTTCGCCCAGGCTCACGATGTAGTCGATCCGATCGACGATGGCCTCCACCGGCTCGACCAGCACGACGAGCCTCTTCGCGAGATCGTCCAGGCTGTGCAGGGTGCCCTCCAGATGGTCCAGACCGCTCTCCAGGCGTTCGACCGTGGCGTTTAGGGCGGACAGCGAGCTGTTCAGCTCGACCATGGTCTTGCCCAGACCGTCAAGGACGTCTTCGACCTGCTCCACCGTTTTATCGGCGTTCAACGCGGCCTGGGTAAGGGTCTTCATTCGGCGTCGCGCGGGCGCGGGCCGGCCGCTTCTGTCTGTCATGACGTCAATTATTGCGTGCGAAGGAGCCGACGGGGCGTTCCCTAACCCCGTCGCCGAACGTCACGTCAGCGCGGCCTTCGACGTCGAGCGTCACGCCAGCGTGACGCTAGGCGGCGGGGTTAGCCGGGAACCTTGGCCGCGGCGCCCTCGTCGAGCA
The nucleotide sequence above comes from Mycobacterium decipiens. Encoded proteins:
- a CDS encoding ATPase; the protein is MDVMTDRSGRPAPARRRMKTLTQAALNADKTVEQVEDVLDGLGKTMVELNSSLSALNATVERLESGLDHLEGTLHSLDDLAKRLVVLVEPVEAIVDRIDYIVSLGETVMSPLSVTEHAVRGVLDRLRNRTVR